The following proteins are co-located in the Paludibaculum fermentans genome:
- a CDS encoding ligand-binding sensor domain-containing protein has protein sequence MKIRFWILPAALAAVSAFAVETKTWTQSESAEFEKGKLKGLALSSEGRLSLAPTWKEIFDAGVPHLWCAVANGKGEVFAGGADGKVFAINAQGKGRTLATLEGGAVYALAAGTKNDVYAAVSPEAKIYRIESDGKSTLFSTLKAGYVWALVPAAGGGFYAATGNPGQIQKIGTDGKATVFFDAGETHVRSLAMDSKGNLIAGTEPGGLVLRVGPDGTGFVLYQTSKREVTAVVAGQDGAIYAAASGTRSAVPMVTPVAPAPAPAAAAAAGGGVQIQIGGGARPQAAAPPSIGVASAPGNSEIYRIAADGEPRRIWSNSLLTVYALAFDKNGKLLAGTGNMGRIYRIDTDFTFTRLVDSEPQQVTAMAAGPGGAVIAVTANPAKVFQLGPTLERTGSIESELFDAGSFTYWGRLRNESELNGGKISVEAHSGNLDRAEKNWSPWAAVDAAAGSRVSAPPARFLGWRATLTAAPDGRSPVLKLVEAAYQAKNVAPVLEAVEVTPANYKFPTSSSSLTASSSLSLPPIGQSRRPSSSSATDTGAGAATLSFEKGTLGARWRAHDANGDTLEYKVEIRGAEEREWKLLKEKVKDARLNWDSTAFADGRYQLRVTATDDTDNYPGQGLTTVMESEEFVIDNTPPQIEGLTARVDGGKLRIQFKATDALNSLQFAEYSVNGGEWISAKPTTQITDSPAHEYNLEAEKPAGTEFTVAVKVADENDNLAVRKVTIH, from the coding sequence ATGAAGATCAGATTCTGGATATTGCCCGCGGCGCTGGCCGCTGTCTCTGCGTTTGCCGTTGAGACGAAGACCTGGACGCAGAGTGAATCGGCGGAGTTTGAGAAGGGCAAGCTGAAAGGGCTGGCACTCTCGAGCGAGGGCCGGCTGAGCCTGGCGCCGACGTGGAAAGAGATCTTTGATGCCGGTGTGCCACACCTGTGGTGCGCCGTCGCCAACGGAAAAGGGGAAGTGTTCGCGGGGGGCGCCGACGGCAAGGTGTTCGCCATCAATGCGCAGGGCAAGGGGCGGACGCTGGCCACGCTGGAAGGCGGCGCCGTCTACGCTCTGGCCGCGGGCACGAAGAACGACGTGTATGCCGCGGTCTCGCCCGAGGCGAAGATCTACCGTATCGAGAGCGATGGTAAGTCGACGCTCTTCTCCACCCTCAAAGCGGGCTATGTGTGGGCGTTGGTGCCCGCGGCAGGCGGCGGTTTCTATGCGGCCACGGGCAATCCGGGCCAGATCCAGAAGATTGGGACGGATGGGAAAGCCACCGTGTTCTTCGACGCCGGCGAGACGCATGTGCGGTCGCTGGCGATGGACAGCAAGGGCAACCTGATCGCGGGCACGGAACCGGGCGGCCTGGTGTTGCGCGTGGGTCCGGATGGCACTGGCTTCGTTTTGTACCAGACGTCGAAGCGGGAAGTGACGGCGGTGGTGGCCGGCCAGGATGGCGCGATCTATGCGGCTGCTTCCGGCACGCGGTCGGCCGTCCCGATGGTTACACCGGTTGCTCCGGCGCCTGCACCGGCAGCAGCGGCCGCGGCGGGTGGAGGCGTCCAGATCCAGATTGGCGGTGGAGCCCGCCCCCAGGCGGCCGCGCCACCAAGCATCGGAGTCGCCTCGGCTCCGGGCAACAGCGAAATCTACCGGATTGCGGCCGATGGCGAGCCGCGGCGGATCTGGTCGAACTCCCTGCTCACCGTCTATGCGCTGGCTTTCGATAAGAATGGAAAGCTGCTGGCCGGTACGGGCAACATGGGCCGCATCTATCGCATCGATACCGATTTCACGTTCACGCGGCTGGTGGATAGCGAACCGCAGCAGGTGACGGCGATGGCTGCGGGTCCAGGCGGCGCCGTGATTGCGGTGACCGCGAACCCGGCCAAGGTGTTCCAACTGGGACCGACGCTCGAGCGGACCGGCAGCATCGAGAGCGAACTCTTCGACGCGGGCAGCTTCACCTATTGGGGCCGGCTACGGAATGAGTCGGAGCTGAATGGCGGCAAGATCAGCGTGGAAGCCCACAGCGGCAACCTGGATCGCGCCGAGAAGAATTGGAGCCCGTGGGCTGCGGTGGATGCCGCGGCGGGTTCGCGAGTGTCAGCCCCGCCGGCGCGGTTCCTGGGTTGGCGCGCGACGCTGACCGCTGCTCCCGATGGACGGTCGCCGGTGCTGAAGTTGGTGGAGGCCGCGTATCAGGCGAAGAACGTGGCTCCGGTGTTGGAGGCGGTGGAAGTGACTCCGGCAAACTACAAGTTCCCGACCTCGTCTTCCTCGCTGACGGCGTCCTCCTCTCTCTCGCTGCCCCCGATTGGCCAGTCGCGGCGGCCGTCTTCTTCCTCAGCGACGGACACCGGCGCGGGTGCAGCCACACTGAGTTTTGAAAAAGGAACCCTGGGCGCACGCTGGCGTGCCCACGATGCCAACGGGGACACGCTGGAGTACAAGGTGGAGATCCGCGGCGCGGAAGAGCGCGAATGGAAGCTGCTGAAGGAGAAGGTGAAAGACGCTCGGCTGAACTGGGATTCGACGGCCTTCGCGGATGGGCGCTACCAGCTGCGGGTGACGGCCACGGACGATACGGACAACTATCCGGGGCAGGGACTCACCACGGTGATGGAGAGCGAGGAGTTCGTCATCGACAACACACCGCCGCAGATCGAAGGCTTGACGGCCCGGGTCGACGGCGGCAAGCTGCGGATCCAATTCAAGGCGACTGACGCACTGAACTCACTGCAGTTCGCCGAGTATTCGGTGAACGGCGGCGAGTGGATCTCGGCCAAGCCGACGACGCAGATCACGGACTCGCCCGCCCACGAGTACAATCTCGAGGCGGAGAAGCCGGCGGGGACGGAATTCACCGTGGCCGTGAAGGTCGCGGATGAGAACGACAACCTGGCCGTGCGCAAGGTGACGATCCACTAA
- a CDS encoding dihydrodipicolinate synthase family protein, translating to MPQLAGVFPILATTFRDDGSLDMESQLRLVRHLLAAGAHGFGLFGNASEGYTLTAAERREILQAVVREVDGRVPLVVSSGHTGTAAAVELGRQAEDMGAAGLMVLPPYLMKTDGEGLLHYYGEVGRAVKIPVMVQDAPLMTQVAMPPPLLARMVNETPNVCYAKVEAPPTATKTTSVVKASGGAITVFGGLNGLFMIEEMQRGARGVMPGSDLTAQFVAIWNAVESGHLREAWRVFTQALPLIRFELQPGLGVSAMKHNLVARGVIASAFVRHPTSSLTRESLGELEFLREWVTADPQTTVDA from the coding sequence ATGCCGCAGCTTGCCGGAGTCTTCCCGATTCTCGCCACCACGTTTCGTGACGATGGGTCATTGGACATGGAAAGCCAACTTCGCCTGGTGCGCCATCTGCTGGCCGCGGGCGCACACGGGTTCGGGCTTTTCGGCAATGCCAGTGAAGGCTACACGCTGACGGCCGCTGAGCGCCGCGAGATCCTGCAAGCCGTGGTGCGGGAAGTGGACGGCCGGGTGCCGCTTGTCGTCAGTTCCGGCCACACGGGCACGGCGGCGGCGGTCGAACTAGGCAGGCAGGCCGAGGACATGGGCGCGGCGGGCCTGATGGTGCTGCCGCCCTACCTGATGAAGACCGACGGCGAAGGGCTGCTGCATTACTACGGCGAGGTCGGCCGGGCGGTGAAGATCCCGGTGATGGTGCAGGATGCGCCGCTGATGACGCAGGTGGCGATGCCGCCTCCGCTGCTGGCGCGCATGGTGAACGAGACGCCGAATGTCTGCTACGCCAAAGTGGAGGCGCCGCCGACCGCGACCAAGACCACGTCGGTGGTGAAGGCAAGCGGCGGAGCCATAACGGTCTTCGGCGGCTTGAACGGGCTGTTCATGATCGAGGAGATGCAGCGCGGCGCGCGCGGCGTGATGCCGGGCAGCGACCTGACGGCGCAGTTCGTCGCCATCTGGAATGCCGTGGAGAGCGGCCACCTGCGTGAAGCCTGGCGCGTGTTCACCCAGGCGCTGCCCCTGATCCGGTTTGAACTGCAGCCCGGACTGGGCGTCTCCGCAATGAAACACAATCTGGTGGCGCGGGGGGTGATTGCCAGCGCGTTTGTCCGGCATCCCACTTCGTCCCTCACACGCGAAAGCCTGGGGGAGCTGGAATTCCTGCGGGAATGGGTGACCGCTGACCCGCAAACGACCGTGGACGCCTGA
- a CDS encoding bacteriohemerythrin — translation MQAQATTWFPWKDAYSVQVPEIDAQHKRLVEIINRLQDAMLQGQGKNVINSVLVDLEEYAKYHFSFEEDLLRRHAYPKMLTQEAQHRSFESKLGQFRADYNSASITMSVSVMDFLRDWLTRHIMQEDRAYSAHMVAALGK, via the coding sequence ATGCAAGCACAAGCCACAACCTGGTTTCCCTGGAAAGACGCCTATTCCGTTCAAGTGCCTGAGATCGATGCGCAACACAAGCGCCTGGTCGAGATCATCAACAGGCTGCAGGACGCAATGCTCCAGGGCCAGGGTAAGAACGTGATCAACTCGGTCCTGGTAGACCTGGAGGAGTATGCGAAGTACCACTTCTCCTTTGAAGAGGATTTGCTGAGGCGCCATGCGTATCCGAAGATGCTGACGCAGGAGGCCCAACACCGTAGTTTCGAGTCGAAGCTGGGCCAGTTCCGAGCGGATTACAATTCCGCCTCGATCACGATGTCGGTGAGTGTGATGGACTTCCTGAGAGACTGGCTCACCCGGCACATCATGCAGGAAGACCGGGCCTACTCGGCGCACATGGTGGCGGCGCTGGGCAAATAA
- a CDS encoding mandelate racemase/muconate lactonizing enzyme family protein yields MTRIRSVEAIPVRLARDLDEATGTAGSPSVLKSGEADYRWSASVPAIYSRHFETALVKVTLDNGLTGWGEAQAPLAPQVACAIVDRLLAPLLVGVEFQPEPEHIEKTWHNLYGSMRVRGQTGGFMLDAISGVDLALWDLAGRMRQQPVSGIIAGSLAKTRVSAYLSGLPSGSFADRCRFALDYQAQGFGCFKVFHEAAEGELFQLLDELHDALGASAQLAVDALWRLEESNAAAFGRQLDRRNAVWLECPFMPEEAEAHVRLADEIQTPLAAGESFRTRNEIAPLLHALRFVQPDLGRTGITEGLRIAAMAASANAAVLPHVSIALGPQIAAAIHFAAALENAPLLEFNPSVCRMANLFLESPLRVEDAHWQVPAGPGLGIQVKEAELRAAIRW; encoded by the coding sequence ATGACACGAATCCGTAGCGTGGAAGCAATCCCGGTACGCCTGGCGAGGGATCTGGACGAGGCGACGGGCACGGCCGGCTCGCCCTCCGTGCTGAAGAGCGGCGAGGCGGACTACCGGTGGTCGGCCAGTGTGCCCGCCATTTACTCCCGGCACTTCGAGACGGCGCTGGTGAAGGTGACGCTCGACAACGGGCTGACCGGTTGGGGCGAGGCGCAGGCGCCTCTGGCTCCGCAGGTGGCGTGCGCGATTGTGGACAGGCTGCTGGCGCCACTGCTGGTGGGCGTGGAGTTCCAGCCGGAGCCTGAGCATATTGAGAAGACCTGGCACAACCTGTATGGGAGCATGCGGGTCCGCGGCCAGACGGGCGGCTTCATGCTGGACGCGATCAGCGGTGTGGACCTGGCGTTGTGGGACCTGGCCGGCCGGATGCGGCAGCAGCCCGTGTCGGGCATCATTGCCGGTTCCCTGGCGAAGACCAGGGTTTCGGCCTATCTGAGCGGCCTGCCCTCGGGCTCATTTGCCGACCGTTGCCGCTTTGCCCTCGATTATCAGGCGCAGGGCTTCGGCTGCTTCAAGGTCTTTCACGAGGCGGCGGAGGGCGAGTTGTTCCAACTGCTGGACGAATTGCACGACGCGTTGGGCGCTTCGGCTCAGCTGGCGGTGGACGCGTTGTGGCGCCTGGAGGAGTCGAACGCGGCGGCGTTTGGACGGCAGTTGGACCGGAGGAACGCGGTCTGGCTGGAATGTCCCTTTATGCCGGAGGAGGCAGAGGCGCACGTCAGGTTGGCCGACGAGATCCAGACACCACTGGCGGCAGGCGAGAGCTTCCGCACACGCAATGAGATCGCCCCGCTGCTCCATGCGCTGCGGTTTGTCCAGCCGGACCTGGGCCGGACGGGCATCACGGAAGGCCTGCGGATTGCCGCCATGGCCGCGAGCGCGAACGCCGCGGTGCTGCCGCATGTGAGCATTGCGCTGGGTCCGCAGATTGCGGCGGCGATCCACTTCGCAGCCGCGCTGGAAAATGCTCCGCTGCTGGAGTTCAATCCTTCCGTCTGCCGGATGGCGAACCTGTTCCTGGAGTCGCCGCTACGGGTGGAGGATGCCCATTGGCAGGTTCCGGCCGGGCCCGGACTGGGGATTCAGGTGAAGGAAGCCGAACTGCGGGCAGCGATCCGGTGGTAA
- a CDS encoding MFS transporter, with protein MRIRHLRWYIAALLFAASMINYIDRQALSVVAPILTRELHLSPMQYAGILQWFLYAYTITYVINGWVVDRWGTRRSMAVFMAWWSASNMAHALASGAGSLSAFRCLLGMGESGSFMASIKVASEWFPAKDRAVVNGLVNAGAAAGAVVAPPLVVWLATQYGWRFAFVATGATGFVWLIAWLALYELPERHKRITAEELALIQAPAPAAPVQAKGYLQLLALRQTWALLGARFLSDPVWWFYLFWLPKYLVEHRGFTLLQMGVLAWLPYLCADLGSVAGGLVSGALIQRGWAAGRARRAVMLPCALSMPLSIAVALTPSSGVAIALICVVLFAHMAWRTNLTTMTNDLYPRALVGSVSGLIAFGTGLGGALFTNLTGHLVERYSYTSVFYIMGFLHPAALLLLGVLLKKRRE; from the coding sequence ATGCGCATCCGGCATTTGCGTTGGTACATTGCCGCGCTGCTGTTCGCCGCCTCGATGATCAATTACATCGACAGGCAGGCGCTCTCCGTCGTCGCACCGATTCTCACGCGCGAGCTGCACCTGTCGCCGATGCAGTATGCGGGCATTCTCCAGTGGTTCCTCTACGCATACACCATCACCTATGTGATCAACGGCTGGGTAGTGGACCGCTGGGGCACGCGGCGCTCGATGGCGGTCTTCATGGCCTGGTGGTCCGCCAGCAACATGGCGCATGCGCTGGCCTCCGGCGCCGGTTCGCTTTCGGCCTTCCGCTGCCTTTTGGGGATGGGCGAATCTGGCAGCTTCATGGCCTCGATCAAGGTGGCCTCGGAGTGGTTTCCGGCGAAGGACCGCGCGGTGGTGAATGGCCTGGTCAACGCGGGAGCAGCGGCCGGCGCGGTGGTGGCGCCGCCTCTTGTCGTCTGGCTGGCCACGCAGTATGGCTGGCGCTTTGCCTTCGTGGCGACTGGCGCCACCGGGTTCGTATGGCTGATTGCCTGGCTGGCACTGTATGAACTGCCGGAGCGGCACAAGCGGATCACGGCGGAGGAACTGGCGCTGATTCAGGCTCCGGCTCCTGCGGCTCCCGTGCAGGCGAAGGGGTATCTGCAACTGCTGGCGCTGCGACAGACCTGGGCTCTGCTGGGCGCGCGGTTTCTGTCCGATCCCGTCTGGTGGTTCTACCTGTTCTGGCTGCCGAAGTACCTGGTGGAGCACCGCGGGTTCACGCTGCTCCAAATGGGTGTCCTGGCGTGGCTGCCATACCTTTGCGCCGACCTTGGTTCTGTAGCGGGCGGGCTCGTTTCCGGCGCCCTGATCCAACGCGGCTGGGCGGCGGGACGGGCACGGAGGGCCGTCATGCTGCCTTGCGCGTTGTCGATGCCGTTGAGCATCGCAGTAGCGCTTACGCCTTCGTCCGGGGTCGCCATCGCACTTATCTGCGTCGTGCTGTTTGCGCACATGGCCTGGCGAACGAATCTGACCACGATGACGAATGATCTGTATCCACGCGCGCTGGTCGGGTCGGTTTCGGGGCTGATCGCCTTCGGCACAGGGCTGGGCGGAGCGTTGTTCACGAACCTGACCGGCCACCTGGTGGAACGCTACTCCTATACGTCCGTCTTCTACATCATGGGCTTCCTGCACCCGGCGGCGCTGCTACTGTTGGGTGTACTTCTGAAGAAGAGGCGTGAATGA
- a CDS encoding alpha-N-arabinofuranosidase: protein MFRARHLALTALALTLSLAHAQSPQARIKIDTDRKVGEVHPNMFGNFAEHLGRCIYGGIYEEGSPLSDASGFRKDVMEATKNLGVSLLRWPGGNFASGYNWKDGIGPKDQRPVRPDHAWGDLDSNRFGTDEFLQYCERLGVTPYICINAGYGTVNEAREWVEYVNEARSTYWADQRRKNGRDKPYGVKIWGLGNEIDGPWQLGHKNAEDYSKFALEAAKAMRRVDSSIQLIASGSSNFGPNADWIAWNREILQNLRSEIDYISLHTYIGNRENNFERFLATSQDLDERIEVVAGLIQAAQSGQRNPRPIYIAYDEWNVWYRARGNTEFATGSTRLEEIYNYEDALAMGMFFNSFIRRADVVKMANLAQLVNVIAPIFTNKQGLFLQPIYFPIAEYGKQRNNMSLNALVTSPTYTPAPGRKPLGYLDVSVTHNTKENALYVNVLNRSEKLDIATRLDNVEGAIQSAVGVWTMNYDDLKATHTFGADKKIVPANSTYTAKVEKNGFTYTFPKHSLTILKVKLQ from the coding sequence ATGTTTCGTGCCCGGCACCTGGCGCTTACCGCCCTCGCCCTGACCCTCTCGCTTGCCCACGCCCAAAGCCCTCAGGCTCGCATCAAGATCGATACAGACCGCAAAGTCGGCGAAGTCCACCCCAACATGTTCGGCAACTTCGCCGAACACCTCGGCCGCTGCATCTATGGCGGCATCTACGAGGAAGGCAGCCCCCTTTCCGATGCAAGCGGTTTCAGAAAAGACGTCATGGAGGCCACCAAAAACCTCGGCGTCTCCCTCCTCCGCTGGCCCGGCGGCAACTTCGCCTCCGGCTACAACTGGAAGGACGGCATCGGGCCCAAGGATCAGCGGCCCGTCCGCCCCGATCACGCCTGGGGCGACCTCGACTCCAACCGCTTCGGCACCGACGAGTTCCTCCAATACTGCGAACGCCTCGGCGTCACCCCCTACATCTGCATTAACGCCGGCTATGGCACCGTGAACGAAGCCCGCGAGTGGGTGGAGTACGTCAACGAAGCCCGCAGCACCTACTGGGCCGACCAGCGCCGCAAGAACGGCCGCGACAAGCCCTATGGCGTCAAAATCTGGGGTCTCGGCAACGAGATCGACGGACCCTGGCAGCTCGGCCACAAGAACGCCGAAGACTACTCCAAGTTCGCCCTCGAAGCGGCTAAAGCCATGCGCCGCGTCGACTCCTCCATCCAGTTGATCGCCAGCGGCTCCTCCAACTTCGGACCCAACGCCGACTGGATCGCCTGGAATCGCGAGATCCTCCAGAACCTGCGCAGCGAAATCGACTACATCTCGCTACACACCTATATCGGCAATCGCGAGAACAACTTCGAGCGCTTCCTCGCCACCTCCCAGGATCTCGACGAACGCATCGAAGTCGTCGCCGGTCTCATCCAGGCCGCTCAGTCCGGGCAGCGCAACCCCCGCCCCATCTACATCGCCTACGACGAGTGGAACGTCTGGTATCGCGCCCGCGGCAACACCGAGTTCGCCACCGGCTCCACCCGTCTCGAGGAGATCTACAACTACGAGGACGCCCTCGCCATGGGCATGTTCTTCAACTCGTTCATCCGCCGCGCCGACGTCGTCAAGATGGCCAACCTCGCCCAGCTCGTGAACGTCATCGCCCCCATCTTCACCAACAAGCAGGGCCTCTTCCTCCAGCCCATCTACTTCCCCATCGCGGAATACGGCAAACAGCGCAATAACATGTCGCTCAACGCCCTGGTCACTTCGCCCACCTACACGCCCGCCCCGGGCCGCAAGCCTCTCGGCTACCTCGACGTCTCCGTCACTCACAACACGAAGGAAAACGCCCTCTACGTCAATGTGCTGAACCGCAGCGAGAAGCTCGACATTGCTACCCGCCTCGATAACGTGGAAGGCGCCATCCAGTCCGCCGTCGGCGTCTGGACCATGAACTACGACGACCTCAAGGCCACCCACACCTTCGGAGCCGATAAGAAGATCGTGCCCGCCAACTCCACTTACACCGCCAAGGTCGAGAAGAACGGCTTCACCTACACCTTCCCGAAACACTCCCTCACCATTCTCAAAGTGAAGCTCCAGTAG
- a CDS encoding sugar phosphate isomerase/epimerase family protein, with protein MKFGINTLLWTAAFDLDHLPLLAKIKSWGFDGVEVARFAFDGFPARLIREAAHNEGLEVTFCSALTGDVSLISDDPSIRDRARDFMKRGIETAAEIGSPVFVGPYLSPVGYLPGRRRTEDEWKRGVDELKALAPTLRAHDVTLAVEPLNRFETYVLNTAADAAKLCAEVHDPYIGILFDTFHSNIEDKHAGDAIRGLGQHVAHVHTCENDRGIPGTGNVEWTGVFAALRDTGYDDWCVIESFGSRVTEIAAAACIWRDLAPTVDSIASEGVAFLREAAGQAISTTAARAV; from the coding sequence ATGAAATTCGGCATCAATACTCTCCTCTGGACCGCCGCGTTTGATCTGGATCATCTGCCCCTGCTGGCAAAGATCAAGTCCTGGGGCTTTGACGGCGTGGAGGTCGCTCGCTTCGCTTTCGATGGATTCCCGGCGCGCCTCATCCGCGAAGCCGCGCACAACGAAGGCCTGGAAGTTACGTTCTGCTCCGCCCTCACCGGCGACGTCAGCCTCATCAGCGACGATCCCTCCATCCGCGACCGCGCCCGCGACTTCATGAAACGCGGCATCGAGACCGCCGCGGAAATCGGCTCCCCGGTCTTTGTCGGCCCCTACCTGTCGCCTGTAGGCTATCTGCCCGGCCGGCGCCGCACCGAAGACGAGTGGAAGCGGGGCGTCGACGAGCTCAAAGCCCTGGCCCCCACCCTGCGCGCCCACGACGTCACCCTGGCGGTGGAGCCCCTCAACCGCTTCGAGACTTACGTGCTCAATACCGCCGCCGATGCAGCGAAGCTCTGCGCCGAAGTCCACGACCCCTACATCGGCATCCTCTTCGATACGTTCCATTCGAATATCGAAGACAAACACGCCGGCGACGCCATCCGCGGACTAGGCCAGCACGTCGCTCATGTCCACACCTGTGAGAACGATCGCGGCATCCCCGGCACCGGCAATGTGGAATGGACCGGCGTCTTCGCCGCCCTGCGCGACACCGGCTACGACGACTGGTGCGTCATCGAGAGCTTTGGCTCCCGCGTAACGGAAATCGCCGCGGCCGCCTGCATCTGGCGCGACCTCGCCCCAACGGTCGACTCCATCGCCAGCGAAGGCGTAGCGTTTCTGCGAGAGGCCGCCGGCCAGGCCATCTCAACCACCGCTGCCCGCGCGGTCTAG
- a CDS encoding GNAT family N-acetyltransferase codes for METERLLLLPWREGDEWLLEPLATDPLVMRYITGGTPMTAEQIQAGVARQVALYAELGLCRWRLELKDTRETIGFAGVGRLAGMEELEIGWWLAPVHWGHGYATEGGRAALRDAFERVGLSNVISITLPENIASQRVMQRIGLHYQGRRVHAGLEHVVYTTTREEWLAAELDRAGSGG; via the coding sequence ATGGAGACCGAGCGTCTACTGCTGCTGCCTTGGCGAGAAGGGGACGAGTGGCTATTGGAGCCGCTGGCCACGGATCCGCTGGTGATGAGGTACATCACCGGCGGGACACCGATGACGGCGGAGCAGATTCAGGCCGGTGTGGCCCGGCAGGTGGCGCTGTATGCCGAGTTGGGCTTGTGCCGCTGGCGGCTGGAGCTCAAGGATACTCGAGAGACGATTGGGTTTGCGGGGGTGGGCCGCCTGGCTGGCATGGAGGAACTGGAGATCGGGTGGTGGCTGGCGCCGGTGCATTGGGGGCATGGATATGCAACGGAGGGCGGACGGGCGGCACTGCGGGATGCGTTTGAACGGGTCGGGCTCTCGAATGTGATTTCCATAACGCTGCCCGAGAATATCGCTTCGCAGCGGGTGATGCAGCGGATCGGACTCCACTACCAGGGCCGGCGGGTGCACGCCGGCCTTGAGCATGTTGTGTATACGACTACTCGCGAGGAGTGGCTGGCGGCGGAACTAGACCGCGCGGGCAGCGGTGGTTGA
- a CDS encoding SDR family oxidoreductase, with protein sequence MSLQRLSGKTAIVTGAARGIGRAIASSLASEGARVVVNYTRSAAEAEALAAEIGGLAIQADVSVVADIRRLFETAEAALGPLDILVNNAGVASFQPVAQSTEEQYDHIFSVNARGTYFCCREAALRLRNGGRIVSISTGATVSSPAGSAIYSGSKAAVEQLTRALARELGPRSITVNTVSPGFTDTDMLNQFPTLVGIAAGMSPLGRVGQPADVAEVVAWLCTSEARWVTGQNLQAGGGASMV encoded by the coding sequence ATGTCCTTACAGCGTTTGAGCGGGAAGACCGCGATCGTCACCGGCGCGGCGCGCGGCATCGGGCGCGCCATTGCCTCCAGCCTCGCCTCCGAAGGCGCCAGGGTCGTCGTCAACTACACCCGCTCCGCCGCCGAAGCGGAAGCCCTCGCGGCCGAAATCGGCGGCCTCGCCATCCAGGCCGACGTCTCCGTTGTAGCCGACATCCGCCGCCTCTTCGAAACCGCCGAAGCCGCTCTCGGCCCCCTCGATATCCTCGTCAACAATGCCGGAGTCGCCAGCTTCCAGCCCGTGGCGCAATCCACAGAGGAGCAGTACGACCATATCTTCTCAGTGAATGCCCGGGGCACCTATTTCTGCTGCCGCGAAGCCGCCCTCCGCCTGCGCAACGGCGGCCGCATCGTCTCCATCTCCACCGGAGCCACGGTCTCCAGCCCCGCCGGCAGCGCCATCTACTCCGGCAGCAAAGCCGCGGTCGAGCAACTCACCCGCGCCCTGGCCCGCGAACTCGGCCCCCGGAGCATCACCGTGAATACCGTCTCCCCCGGCTTCACCGACACCGACATGTTGAACCAGTTCCCCACGCTGGTCGGCATCGCCGCCGGCATGTCGCCTCTCGGGCGCGTAGGCCAACCCGCCGACGTGGCCGAAGTCGTAGCCTGGCTTTGCACCAGCGAAGCCCGCTGGGTGACCGGCCAGAACCTCCAGGCCGGCGGCGGCGCCAGCATGGTCTAG